The following coding sequences lie in one Flavobacterium cyclinae genomic window:
- a CDS encoding metallophosphoesterase has product MIRWIVFLVFVIILEIYAFQAFKTLIKSKLFFVFYYATSAIALAYIIYQLYHFDRSVGQTPKTMMTMGLLLLLYVPKLLLTIILFGEDIIRVFVGLFSLVNSNSEAFLPERRKFVSQIALGIAAIPFTSFLYGITFGKYNFKVIKQTLFFPDLPEAFDGTTITHISDVHSGSFDDAEKIQYAINLINEQNSDMVLFTGDIVNTHATEMDPWIDTFKRIHNPKFGKFSVLGNHDYGEYINWPSQQDKIQNFENIKAIHGKIDFKLLLNEHVKIKKDNQELAIVGVENWGRKFGERGDLNLASQGLKKEDFKIVMSHDPSHWDEKIQHDDNHYHLTLSGHTHGLQFGIEIPGWIKWSPVQYVYKQWAGLYENAGRYIYVNRGFGFHAYPGRVGIMPEITVIELKKGEKVA; this is encoded by the coding sequence ATGATTCGTTGGATTGTTTTTTTAGTATTTGTAATCATTCTTGAAATCTATGCTTTTCAGGCATTTAAGACTTTGATAAAATCAAAGTTGTTTTTTGTGTTTTATTATGCAACCTCTGCTATTGCCTTAGCATATATTATTTATCAATTATATCATTTTGATAGAAGTGTAGGACAAACTCCAAAAACTATGATGACCATGGGTTTGTTGTTGCTACTATACGTACCAAAATTATTATTGACTATCATATTATTTGGAGAAGATATTATTCGTGTTTTTGTGGGGTTATTTTCTTTAGTTAATAGTAATTCCGAAGCTTTTTTACCCGAAAGAAGAAAGTTTGTCAGCCAAATAGCGTTAGGAATTGCAGCCATTCCGTTTACTTCTTTTTTATATGGTATTACTTTTGGTAAATACAATTTTAAAGTAATCAAGCAAACATTATTTTTCCCTGATTTACCAGAAGCTTTTGATGGAACCACAATAACCCATATTTCGGATGTTCACAGTGGAAGTTTTGATGATGCAGAGAAAATCCAATATGCAATAAACTTAATTAATGAACAAAATTCAGATATGGTTTTGTTTACAGGTGATATTGTGAATACTCATGCTACCGAAATGGATCCATGGATTGATACCTTCAAAAGAATTCATAATCCAAAATTTGGAAAATTCTCAGTTTTAGGAAATCATGATTATGGCGAATACATTAATTGGCCTTCACAACAAGATAAAATTCAAAATTTTGAAAATATAAAAGCGATTCACGGTAAAATTGATTTTAAATTGTTATTAAATGAACATGTAAAAATCAAAAAAGATAATCAGGAATTAGCGATCGTAGGTGTTGAAAATTGGGGAAGAAAATTTGGAGAACGCGGCGATTTGAATTTGGCTTCACAAGGTTTAAAGAAAGAAGATTTTAAAATTGTGATGAGTCACGACCCAAGTCATTGGGATGAGAAAATTCAGCACGATGACAATCATTATCATTTAACGCTTTCGGGGCATACACATGGGTTACAATTTGGTATAGAGATTCCGGGTTGGATCAAATGGAGTCCGGTGCAATATGTTTACAAGCAATGGGCTGGCTTATATGAAAATGCAGGAAGATATATTTATGTAAATCGTGGTTTTGGTTTCCATGCGTATCCAGGTCGTGTTGGAATTATGCCAGAAATTACGGTAATTGAATTAAAAAAAGGAGAAAAAGTAGCGTAA
- the nusA gene encoding transcription termination factor NusA, whose amino-acid sequence MENIALIESFSEFKDDKLIDRVTLMAILEDVFRNALKKKYGSDDNFDIIINPDKGDMEIWRNRVVVEDGEVEDPNSEISLSEARRIEPDFEVGEDVSEEVKLIQLGRRAILSLRQNLISKIHEHDNTNLYKQFKDLVGDIYTAEVHHVRPKAVILMDDEGNEIVLPKEKQIPNDYFKKGDNVRGVIENVELKGNKPQIIMSRTAPEFLEKLFEQEIPEVFDGLITIKKVVRIPGEKAKVAVDSYDDRIDPVGACVGMKGSRIHGIVRELGNENIDVINYTTNAQLYITRALSPAKVSSVKINEEAKTAEVFLKIEEVSKAIGRGGNNIKLASLLTGYEIDVIREGIAEEEDDVELREFSDEIEGWVIEEFEKIGLDTARSVLNQDVADLVRRTDLEEETILDVINILKEEFEG is encoded by the coding sequence ATGGAGAATATTGCGTTAATAGAATCGTTTTCAGAATTTAAAGACGATAAACTCATTGATAGAGTTACACTAATGGCAATTTTAGAGGATGTATTTAGAAATGCATTAAAAAAGAAATACGGATCAGACGATAATTTTGATATCATCATTAATCCTGATAAAGGAGATATGGAAATATGGAGAAATCGTGTTGTAGTTGAAGATGGTGAAGTAGAAGATCCAAATTCTGAAATTTCTTTATCTGAAGCTAGACGAATTGAGCCTGATTTTGAAGTAGGTGAAGATGTTTCAGAAGAAGTGAAGTTAATTCAATTAGGTAGAAGAGCTATTTTGTCATTACGCCAAAATTTGATTTCTAAAATCCATGAGCACGATAATACTAATCTTTATAAACAATTTAAAGATTTAGTAGGTGATATTTATACAGCAGAAGTGCATCATGTACGTCCAAAAGCTGTAATTTTGATGGATGATGAAGGAAATGAGATTGTTTTACCTAAAGAAAAACAAATTCCAAACGATTATTTCAAAAAAGGAGATAATGTTAGAGGTGTTATTGAAAATGTAGAGTTGAAAGGAAATAAACCTCAAATTATCATGTCGAGAACAGCTCCAGAATTCCTTGAGAAATTATTTGAACAAGAAATTCCTGAAGTATTTGATGGTTTAATTACTATCAAAAAAGTGGTTCGTATACCAGGAGAAAAAGCAAAAGTTGCAGTAGATTCTTATGATGATAGAATTGATCCAGTTGGTGCTTGTGTGGGTATGAAAGGATCGCGTATTCACGGAATTGTTCGTGAGTTAGGAAATGAGAATATTGATGTAATCAATTATACAACTAACGCACAATTATATATTACTAGAGCTTTAAGTCCTGCTAAAGTATCTTCAGTTAAAATTAATGAAGAAGCTAAAACGGCTGAAGTTTTCTTGAAAATTGAAGAAGTTTCTAAAGCAATTGGTAGAGGAGGAAACAATATTAAATTAGCTAGTTTATTAACAGGTTATGAAATTGATGTAATCCGTGAAGGAATTGCTGAAGAAGAAGATGATGTTGAATTAAGAGAATTCTCAGACGAAATCGAAGGATGGGTTATTGAAGAGTTCGAAAAAATTGGTTTAGATACTGCAAGAAGTGTATTGAATCAAGATGTTGCTGATTTAGTGAGAAGAACAGATCTTGAAGAAGAAACCATTTTAGATGTAATCAATATTTTGAAAGAAGAATTTGAAGGATAA
- the polA gene encoding DNA polymerase I: MSQKRLFLLDAYALIFRGYYAFIKNPRINSKGMDTSAIMGFMNSLMDVIKREKPDHLAVAFDKGGSDYRFEMYQEYKAHRDETPEAIKIAVPYIQELLRAMHIPIIEKAGFEADDLIGTLAKQAEKEGFQVFMVTPDKDFAQLVSENIFMYKPARMGNDIEIWGIPEVLEKFEIERPDQVIDFLGMMGDSADNIPGLPGVGEKTAKKFLAEYGTLENLLANTHQLKGAMKEKIEANKELGILSKKLATILLDCPVTFDADDFELSKPDVEKTDALFQELEFRQMKAQFDKLFGSGKEYDEIDTNGTTSDTPQPTKKSPAKKSNEDQFDLFGFSDESDEPTANHSYYATLENTTHFYQIVQGDLPVKLLLQNLLNQTSVCFDTETTGIDALNAELVGMSFSFEKGKGFYVPFPENQEEAQTLIEKFRPFFENETIEKIGQNMKYDLKILSNYNIQVKGKLFDTMIAHYLINPDMRHNMDVLSETYLKYAPKSIETLIGKKGKNQLSMRDVPLEDIKEYATEDADITFQLKEHFQPILEKVGTKKLFDEIEIPLVPVLADMEKEGIRLDVEFLKSMSVDMQKEIDAFEQQIYETAGEKFNLASPKQLGDILFDKLKIGGAKQKKTKTGQYATGEEVLSYLANEHQIVRDILEWRQMVKLQSTYIDALPNQVDKKTGRVHTDYMQTVAATGRLSSNNPNLQNIPIRTERGRQIRKAFIARDENYTLLSADYSQIELRIIAALCGEENMIKAFQNHEDIHKSTAAKVFNVPLDEVTKEQRSHAKTVNFGIIYGVSAFGLSNQTNLSRKESAELIEAYYKTYPRLKSFIQEQVDFARENGYVETISGRRRYLKDINSANAIVRGGAERNAVNAPIQGSAADIIKIAMINIHKKLTSENWKSKMLLQVHDELVFDVHNSELEKIQPMIKHEMENAFKMAVPLDVEIGLGKNWLEAH; this comes from the coding sequence ATGTCACAAAAACGATTATTCTTATTAGACGCCTACGCACTTATCTTTCGCGGCTATTACGCTTTTATAAAAAATCCTCGAATCAACTCTAAAGGAATGGATACTTCTGCCATTATGGGATTCATGAATTCTTTGATGGATGTTATTAAGCGTGAAAAACCAGATCATTTAGCAGTAGCATTCGATAAAGGCGGAAGTGATTACCGTTTCGAAATGTATCAAGAATACAAAGCGCATCGTGACGAAACTCCTGAAGCGATAAAAATTGCAGTTCCCTATATTCAGGAATTGTTACGCGCTATGCACATTCCCATTATAGAAAAAGCAGGTTTTGAAGCCGATGATTTAATTGGAACTTTAGCCAAACAAGCCGAAAAAGAAGGTTTCCAAGTTTTCATGGTAACGCCAGATAAGGATTTTGCCCAATTGGTTTCGGAAAATATTTTCATGTACAAACCAGCCCGAATGGGGAATGATATCGAAATCTGGGGAATTCCTGAAGTCTTAGAAAAATTTGAAATCGAGCGTCCTGACCAAGTAATTGATTTCTTAGGAATGATGGGCGATTCTGCCGATAATATTCCTGGATTGCCTGGTGTGGGAGAAAAAACAGCTAAGAAATTCTTAGCGGAATATGGAACTTTAGAGAATTTATTAGCCAACACGCATCAACTAAAAGGTGCGATGAAAGAAAAAATTGAAGCCAATAAAGAGTTGGGAATTTTATCTAAAAAGTTAGCCACTATCCTACTCGATTGTCCGGTGACTTTTGATGCGGATGATTTTGAATTATCAAAACCTGATGTGGAGAAAACCGATGCTTTGTTTCAGGAATTAGAATTCCGCCAAATGAAAGCGCAGTTTGATAAATTATTTGGTTCAGGTAAAGAATATGATGAAATTGACACTAACGGAACAACTTCAGATACGCCACAACCCACTAAAAAATCTCCTGCAAAAAAATCAAACGAAGATCAATTCGACTTATTTGGTTTTAGCGATGAATCGGATGAACCAACTGCGAATCATTCGTATTATGCTACATTAGAAAATACAACGCATTTCTATCAAATTGTTCAAGGCGATTTACCTGTAAAGCTGTTATTACAGAATTTACTAAATCAAACTTCGGTTTGTTTTGATACGGAAACTACTGGAATTGATGCTTTGAATGCTGAATTAGTAGGAATGTCGTTCTCTTTCGAAAAAGGAAAAGGATTTTATGTTCCGTTTCCCGAAAATCAGGAAGAAGCACAAACTTTAATTGAAAAATTCCGACCATTCTTCGAAAATGAAACTATCGAAAAAATCGGTCAGAACATGAAATACGACTTGAAAATTCTTTCGAATTATAACATTCAAGTCAAAGGTAAATTATTCGATACCATGATTGCGCATTATCTGATTAATCCTGATATGCGTCATAATATGGATGTTTTGAGTGAAACGTATTTGAAATATGCCCCAAAATCGATTGAAACTTTAATTGGTAAAAAAGGAAAAAATCAATTGTCAATGCGCGATGTTCCTTTGGAAGACATCAAAGAATATGCTACTGAAGATGCTGATATTACCTTCCAATTGAAGGAACACTTCCAACCGATTTTAGAAAAAGTAGGTACGAAAAAATTGTTTGACGAAATCGAAATTCCATTAGTTCCTGTTTTAGCCGATATGGAAAAAGAAGGAATTCGTTTGGATGTGGAATTTCTAAAAAGTATGTCGGTTGATATGCAAAAAGAAATCGATGCTTTTGAACAACAAATCTATGAAACCGCTGGTGAGAAATTCAATTTGGCTTCTCCAAAACAGTTAGGCGATATTTTATTTGACAAACTAAAAATTGGTGGCGCAAAACAAAAGAAAACCAAAACCGGTCAATATGCCACTGGTGAAGAAGTGTTGAGTTATTTGGCAAACGAACATCAAATTGTACGCGATATTTTAGAATGGCGTCAAATGGTGAAATTGCAAAGTACGTATATTGATGCTTTACCAAATCAAGTCGATAAAAAAACAGGAAGAGTGCATACCGATTATATGCAAACGGTTGCGGCTACAGGTCGATTGAGTTCGAATAATCCGAATTTACAAAACATTCCAATTCGTACCGAAAGAGGAAGACAAATTAGAAAAGCCTTCATTGCGCGTGATGAAAATTACACGCTACTTTCTGCCGATTATTCTCAAATTGAATTGCGTATTATTGCCGCTTTGTGTGGGGAAGAAAACATGATTAAAGCGTTTCAAAATCACGAAGATATTCACAAAAGTACGGCTGCAAAAGTGTTCAATGTGCCCTTAGATGAAGTGACAAAAGAGCAAAGAAGTCACGCCAAAACCGTAAACTTCGGAATTATCTATGGCGTTTCGGCTTTTGGATTGAGCAACCAAACCAACTTATCACGAAAAGAAAGCGCAGAATTAATTGAAGCGTATTACAAAACATATCCAAGATTAAAATCGTTCATTCAAGAGCAAGTAGATTTTGCTAGAGAAAACGGTTATGTAGAAACCATTTCAGGAAGAAGACGTTATTTAAAAGACATCAACTCAGCCAACGCAATTGTTCGTGGTGGTGCGGAACGAAATGCGGTGAATGCGCCAATACAAGGTTCGGCTGCGGATATCATTAAAATTGCGATGATTAACATCCACAAAAAATTGACTTCTGAAAATTGGAAATCAAAAATGCTATTGCAAGTTCATGACGAATTAGTATTTGACGTACACAACTCCGAATTAGAAAAAATTCAACCGATGATTAAACACGAAATGGAAAACGCGTTCAAAATGGCAGTTCCGTTAGATGTAGAAATTGGATTAGGCAAAAATTGGTTGGAAGCGCATTAG
- a CDS encoding glycosyltransferase family 117 protein has translation MNSFNFKKWNTILGWTTFVVALITYSLTVEPTLSFWDCGEYIATSANLEVGHPPGAPLFQMLGAFFAMFAFSPDKIALMVNYLSVFSSAFTILFMFWSLTILLKKLFVGEKELSANNAVMILGSSLVASLSFTFTDSFWYNAVEAEVYAMATFLIALLFWLGLRWEQEINTPRGNKWLLIISLVIGLSFGVHFMALLAFPAIGFLYYFKKYENITLKSFVIANIVIVAILLFIFKLLLPYTLAFFGKTEIFMVNSLGMPFNSGTIFAFLLIVAAFYFGLNYTKKKGHVFYNTLILSTFFILIGFSTWMMLPIRANANTPINENKPSDAAEVLAYYNREQYGEQKLFYGPQFSDTYSGLDPVTPYLDDKPNYERDYKTKKYVITNDYKNAKQNTDDAHKAILPRMWSNEHRENYMIFTEPLEFRINPEYAHEDELVQIVTQFRKAYEAGDIDEGDYDKFLKGYGDYLIVDKPTFVNNMKFMIQYQFGYMYIRYLLWNFAGRQSDVQGKYDNSNGNWLTGINFIDEIFHGTQKNLPSDMQNNKGRNIYFAIPLLLALIGFVFHAIRDKKSFYVLLVLFLFTGFALKIYLNERPFEPRERDYALVGSFYVFAMWIAYGIFAIYETVKKYLQPKVAIPLVLIASLLISPVILAKENWDDHDRSNKDTAYTMAKAYLDSCEPNAILFTIGDNDTFPLWYMQEIEGYRTDVRIVNTSLFMTDWYIDQMKMKTHDSEPIPSSFNRDQYKGSNRDYSLYVERTKDPLLLDEMLKFIALDDERAKIELNNGRKVNYFPSKKVILPIDKATIIKNKVVSEKYYDSIVPAIEFEIKDHALYKNRLMMLDIVNQNNWKRPIYFTGGSFGEDDYLWMKDYLQLDGMCFKLVPIKTPADSPSPMKMGQIDSEKMYDIVMKWDWGNSGKPIIYHDVETRKNSITYRTNLARLAETLIFEEKLEKAEKVIDLAMEKMPLQYFEYYSMLEPFVIGYYEVGKKEKARAIIKEVIKKYQENLSFYNGWKPSEQNFSAIDIVSDIEYYRSFIQAAEAAGDLEFYNKEKVKFNNYNKMFERFGRKME, from the coding sequence ATGAATTCATTCAACTTTAAAAAGTGGAATACCATTTTAGGCTGGACTACGTTTGTTGTAGCATTAATTACATATTCATTAACCGTTGAGCCGACCCTTAGTTTTTGGGATTGTGGTGAATACATTGCTACTTCTGCCAATCTTGAAGTAGGTCACCCACCAGGAGCACCATTATTCCAAATGTTAGGTGCCTTTTTTGCAATGTTTGCTTTTAGTCCAGACAAGATTGCGTTAATGGTTAATTATCTTTCTGTGTTTTCAAGTGCCTTTACTATTTTATTTATGTTTTGGTCACTTACAATTTTACTAAAAAAACTATTCGTAGGTGAAAAAGAACTTTCTGCAAACAACGCGGTTATGATTTTAGGAAGTTCATTAGTAGCAAGTTTATCTTTTACTTTTACCGATAGCTTTTGGTATAATGCTGTAGAAGCAGAAGTTTATGCAATGGCGACTTTCTTAATTGCATTACTTTTTTGGTTAGGATTAAGATGGGAACAAGAAATTAATACTCCAAGAGGAAACAAATGGCTTTTAATAATTTCTTTAGTTATTGGGCTTTCATTTGGAGTTCACTTCATGGCTTTATTAGCTTTTCCTGCAATTGGATTTCTATATTATTTCAAAAAGTATGAAAATATTACTTTAAAAAGTTTTGTAATTGCAAATATTGTTATCGTTGCAATATTGCTTTTTATCTTCAAACTATTACTTCCTTATACATTAGCTTTCTTTGGTAAAACAGAAATATTTATGGTGAACAGCCTTGGAATGCCGTTTAACTCAGGAACTATATTTGCATTCTTATTAATTGTTGCGGCTTTCTATTTTGGTTTAAACTATACTAAGAAAAAAGGTCACGTTTTTTACAATACTTTAATATTGTCTACATTTTTTATATTAATTGGGTTTTCAACTTGGATGATGTTACCTATTCGTGCAAATGCTAATACACCAATTAATGAAAACAAGCCTTCAGATGCAGCAGAGGTTTTAGCCTATTATAATCGTGAGCAATATGGAGAACAAAAATTATTTTATGGCCCTCAATTTTCTGATACCTACTCAGGATTAGACCCTGTTACTCCTTATTTAGACGATAAGCCTAATTATGAGCGTGATTACAAAACAAAAAAGTATGTAATTACTAATGATTATAAAAACGCAAAACAAAATACTGACGATGCTCATAAGGCTATTTTACCTAGAATGTGGAGCAATGAGCATAGAGAAAATTACATGATATTTACTGAACCTCTTGAGTTTAGAATTAATCCAGAATATGCGCATGAAGATGAATTGGTACAAATCGTTACTCAATTTAGAAAAGCATATGAAGCAGGCGATATTGATGAAGGTGATTACGATAAATTTTTAAAAGGTTATGGTGATTATTTAATTGTTGACAAGCCTACTTTCGTAAACAATATGAAGTTCATGATTCAATACCAATTTGGATACATGTACATTAGATATTTACTTTGGAATTTTGCTGGAAGACAAAGTGATGTTCAAGGAAAATACGACAATTCAAATGGAAATTGGCTTACAGGAATTAATTTTATTGATGAAATTTTTCATGGTACACAAAAGAACTTGCCTTCGGATATGCAAAATAATAAAGGGCGAAACATTTATTTTGCCATCCCTTTACTTTTAGCATTAATAGGCTTTGTATTTCATGCAATTCGAGACAAAAAAAGTTTCTATGTTTTACTAGTGCTGTTTTTATTTACTGGTTTCGCTTTAAAAATATATTTAAATGAGAGACCTTTTGAACCTAGAGAACGAGACTATGCTTTAGTGGGTTCTTTCTATGTATTTGCTATGTGGATTGCTTATGGCATATTCGCAATTTATGAAACAGTAAAAAAATACCTTCAACCTAAAGTTGCAATACCTTTAGTATTAATTGCTTCTTTATTAATTTCTCCTGTGATTTTAGCAAAAGAAAATTGGGACGATCATGACCGTTCAAATAAAGATACCGCATATACTATGGCAAAAGCATATTTAGATTCGTGTGAGCCAAATGCCATTTTATTTACAATTGGTGACAACGATACTTTCCCATTGTGGTACATGCAAGAAATTGAAGGCTACAGAACAGATGTTAGAATTGTAAACACTAGTTTATTTATGACCGATTGGTATATAGATCAAATGAAAATGAAAACTCATGATTCTGAACCAATTCCTAGTTCATTTAACAGAGACCAATATAAAGGAAGTAATCGCGATTATAGTTTATATGTTGAAAGAACTAAAGATCCATTATTACTTGATGAAATGCTAAAATTCATTGCACTTGATGATGAAAGAGCTAAAATTGAATTAAACAATGGTAGAAAAGTAAATTATTTCCCATCTAAGAAGGTAATTTTACCAATTGACAAAGCTACTATCATTAAAAATAAAGTTGTTTCTGAAAAGTATTATGATTCCATTGTACCAGCAATTGAATTTGAAATCAAAGATCATGCTTTATATAAAAACAGGTTAATGATGTTAGATATTGTAAATCAAAACAACTGGAAACGACCAATATATTTTACAGGAGGAAGTTTTGGTGAAGACGATTATCTATGGATGAAAGACTATTTACAATTAGACGGAATGTGTTTTAAATTAGTACCTATAAAAACTCCAGCAGATTCTCCAAGTCCGATGAAAATGGGACAAATTGATTCTGAAAAAATGTATGACATTGTTATGAAATGGGATTGGGGTAATAGCGGAAAACCAATAATTTATCATGATGTAGAAACTCGTAAAAACAGCATTACTTACAGAACAAATTTAGCTCGTTTAGCTGAAACTTTAATTTTTGAAGAAAAACTTGAAAAGGCAGAAAAAGTAATTGATTTAGCAATGGAAAAAATGCCGTTGCAATATTTTGAATATTATTCAATGCTTGAACCTTTTGTTATTGGATATTATGAAGTAGGCAAAAAAGAAAAAGCAAGAGCTATAATTAAAGAAGTGATTAAAAAATATCAAGAAAATTTATCTTTTTATAACGGATGGAAACCAAGTGAACAAAACTTTAGTGCTATTGATATTGTGAGTGATATTGAATATTACAGAAGTTTTATTCAAGCAGCTGAAGCAGCAGGTGATTTAGAATTTTACAATAAAGAAAAAGTAAAGTTTAATAATTACAATAAAATGTTTGAACGTTTTGGAAGAAAAATGGAATAA
- a CDS encoding thioredoxin family protein, which translates to MSKFGELIDAQVPVLIDFFTEWNEPSVAMNEVIRHVAAALGDKARVIKIDVDKNQELADALRIKGLPTLMIYKEGQMVWRQSGELDANTLISLVQEQV; encoded by the coding sequence ATGTCAAAATTTGGAGAACTTATCGATGCTCAAGTACCTGTGCTAATCGATTTCTTTACAGAGTGGAATGAACCTTCTGTTGCTATGAATGAAGTTATACGTCATGTAGCGGCAGCCTTAGGGGATAAAGCACGAGTAATTAAAATTGATGTGGATAAGAATCAAGAATTAGCCGATGCGCTTCGTATTAAAGGTTTGCCTACTTTAATGATTTACAAAGAAGGACAAATGGTGTGGAGACAAAGTGGCGAACTTGATGCTAATACTTTGATTTCTTTAGTACAAGAACAAGTATAG
- the rimP gene encoding ribosome assembly cofactor RimP translates to MTFKDKVQNSVDLALSQREHLFLIDLTINENNKINVVLDGDFGVNLQDCIDVSRAVENGLDREEQDFSLEVASAGVSSPLKLVRQFKKNIGRTLKVKTTTFEEVEAKLTAANDVKITLEWQAREPKKIGKGKETVEKKLELPYENIKEAIVIISF, encoded by the coding sequence ATGACATTTAAAGATAAAGTTCAAAATTCAGTTGATTTAGCATTATCGCAACGAGAACATTTATTTTTAATTGATTTAACAATCAATGAAAATAATAAAATTAATGTTGTGTTAGATGGAGATTTTGGAGTAAATTTACAAGATTGCATCGATGTAAGTAGGGCAGTAGAAAATGGTTTGGATCGTGAAGAGCAAGATTTTTCTTTAGAAGTAGCATCTGCTGGTGTTTCAAGTCCTTTAAAACTTGTTCGTCAATTTAAAAAAAATATTGGAAGAACATTAAAGGTTAAAACAACTACATTTGAAGAAGTTGAAGCAAAGTTAACCGCTGCTAATGATGTGAAAATAACGTTAGAATGGCAAGCGCGTGAGCCAAAAAAAATAGGTAAAGGAAAAGAAACTGTAGAAAAAAAGTTAGAACTTCCTTATGAAAATATAAAAGAAGCAATTGTTATAATATCATTTTAA
- a CDS encoding polysaccharide deacetylase family protein: MNFKWVKTNKVIKKIFNNLVWDIPNSENKIYLTFDDGPIPSVTEWVLDVLKSENIKATFFCIGDNIKKYPEIYKRILTEGHQIGNHTFNHLNGWKTKTNYYIENFKLCETEHSKLNPKHSFLFRPPYGKIKPSQSKEIRQLGYKIIMWDVLSYDFDQNISEEECLKNVISNTSQGSIIVFHDSLKAEKNLKYGLPKAIQILKNKGFTFDVIK; the protein is encoded by the coding sequence ATGAACTTCAAGTGGGTTAAAACAAATAAAGTAATTAAAAAGATTTTCAATAATCTGGTTTGGGATATACCAAACTCAGAAAATAAAATCTATTTAACTTTTGATGATGGCCCAATTCCAAGTGTTACAGAATGGGTTTTAGATGTTTTAAAATCAGAAAACATAAAAGCAACATTCTTTTGTATAGGTGATAACATTAAGAAATATCCTGAAATTTACAAACGAATACTAACGGAAGGACACCAAATAGGAAATCACACATTCAATCACTTAAACGGGTGGAAAACCAAGACAAATTATTACATTGAAAATTTCAAATTGTGCGAAACTGAACACTCAAAACTGAACCCTAAACACTCTTTTCTATTTCGTCCTCCTTACGGAAAAATAAAACCAAGTCAATCTAAAGAAATTAGACAGTTAGGCTATAAAATAATTATGTGGGATGTATTGAGTTATGATTTTGACCAAAACATTTCTGAAGAGGAATGCTTAAAAAACGTGATTTCAAACACATCACAAGGAAGCATTATCGTTTTTCACGATAGTCTAAAAGCAGAAAAAAATCTGAAGTATGGACTGCCAAAAGCAATACAAATTTTAAAAAATAAAGGGTTTACTTTTGATGTAATAAAATAA
- a CDS encoding universal stress protein — MKRILVPTDFSKHAEYALKVAAQIAKKNDGEIFLVHMLELPSSGNDSLSNSHEIPELIFFKNAVVSKLDELMNADYLDGIKITKIIQFELAFEGIIKNGEAHDADLIVMGSHGSNGMQEMFIGSNTEKVVRNSNVPVLVIKREEENFNAHNFVFASDFSEEIKKPFEKVVEFVNKFNSHLHLVNINTPNNFKSTKVAQKTMDEFVAEFNINNCTTHIYNDINVEKGILHFAKSINADIIGMSTHGRKGLSHFFNGSISEDLVNHAKRPVITFKI; from the coding sequence ATGAAACGAATTTTAGTACCTACCGATTTTTCTAAACACGCTGAATATGCATTAAAAGTAGCCGCACAAATTGCAAAAAAAAATGACGGTGAAATATTTTTAGTTCACATGTTAGAACTACCTTCATCTGGCAATGACAGTCTTTCTAATTCTCATGAAATTCCAGAATTGATATTCTTTAAGAATGCTGTTGTATCAAAACTAGATGAATTAATGAATGCTGATTATCTTGACGGAATCAAAATAACTAAAATTATTCAATTTGAATTAGCTTTTGAAGGAATTATCAAAAACGGTGAAGCTCATGACGCTGATTTAATTGTTATGGGATCTCATGGTTCTAACGGAATGCAAGAAATGTTTATTGGTTCAAATACTGAAAAAGTTGTAAGAAATTCAAACGTTCCTGTATTGGTTATTAAACGTGAAGAAGAAAACTTTAATGCACATAATTTTGTTTTTGCTTCTGATTTTTCTGAAGAAATAAAAAAACCTTTTGAAAAAGTAGTTGAGTTTGTTAACAAATTCAATTCTCATTTACATTTAGTAAACATCAATACTCCAAATAACTTTAAATCAACTAAAGTTGCTCAAAAAACTATGGACGAATTTGTTGCTGAATTCAATATCAATAATTGTACTACTCATATTTACAACGATATAAATGTAGAAAAAGGTATTTTACATTTTGCTAAAAGCATTAATGCTGATATTATTGGTATGAGTACTCATGGAAGAAAAGGTTTATCACACTTTTTCAATGGAAGCATAAGCGAAGACTTAGTAAACCATGCTAAGAGACCTGTTATTACTTTCAAAATCTAA